Genomic window (Pseudomonas sp. L5B5):
GCGGTGGTGCGCGCGGCCGAGCACCGCCAGCGCGATCGACGCCAGCGGGAAAATGCCGCGACCCTGCTCGCCGCCCTGCGCGCCGCCCCGGCGGGTGCCGCGCCCGACCTGTTGCAAGACATCGCCCGCCTGGCCGAAGGCGCAGACCTGGCGCACGCGCAACAGATCCTGGCCCGGGGCTTCAGCCAGCTGGCCAAGGCCAGCGCGGCAGACACCCTGAGCGAGCGCCAGCGCGAACTAGCCCGGCAACTGCGGGAAGAGCCCTGCGAGCCCACCCTCGCCCAGTGGATCGCCACGCACCCGTCGCAAACCGACCGCGATGCACGCCTGCAGCGGATCGACCGGCATATCGCCGAGCTGCAACTGCTGCAAGGCGAGCCCGCCGCCATGCCCTTCCTGCAACGGCTGGCCCGGGCCGAAGCCCAGGAGCAGGCGCAACAGCGCAACCTGTTGCTCGACAGCCTGGTGATCGAACTGGCCGAGGCTGCGCGCGACTTCCAGCAGCGGCGCGAGCTGCTTGTTCAGGTGCAGGACCTGGCCAGCGAGGTCCAGACCCTCGCCGCGGCCGATCACGTGGAGCTGCTGCGCCAGGCTGCCGAGTGCAACGAGCACAGCGACCTGGCCATGCTGCAAACGCTGAAGACCGAGTGCGAAGCCGCGCTCACCGCCCTGCTGCAGGCCCAGGCTGCGCAGGCCCGGCGCCAGGCCATGCTTGAGGGCCTGGCCCGCCTTGGCTACGAAGTCCGCGAAGGCATGGCCACCGCCTGGGCCGAATCAGGCAAGGTGGTGCTGCGCAAGAGCGCCACCCCCGGATATGGCGTCGAGGTCGGCGGCAAGGCTGACAACGGCCGCCTGCAGGTCCGCGCCGTGGCCCTCGACCCGCAGCGGGACAAGGGCCGCGATCGGGACATCGAAACGATCTGGTGCAACGAGTTCCAGCGCCTGCAAGCACTGCTCAAGGACAGCGGCGGCGAACTGCTGATCGAACGGGCCCTGGGCGTGGGAGAAGTGCCGCTCAAGGAAGCGACGGTCATGGGCGAGGAACGAGAGGCAGCGAGCCTCCAGCAAAGAACGCTTTGAGCCTACCGCCCAGCAGCGCTTGCAGCGCGCCTCTGGGTATCCCGCCTCCTGGCGCTCTAGCCCCTACCCCTCCAGCAACAGATGCCGGGGCGGGGCCTTGGCCACGTGCTGCAGCACCGCCAGGGTCGTGCAGATCGCCTTCTGCGGGTGCGGGTTGTCATGCAGGCATTCATACAACAGGCCGGTGATGGTGATGCAACAGAACTCCAGCATCCCCGGCACATCGAGTGTGGGCGGCAGCTCCTGACGGGACACGGCGGTTTCCAGCAGCCGCCGCAAATGATGCTGGAGCAGCCCCCGGACCCCGTCCAGACGCCGCTGATGGGTACTGGGGTCGCCGCCGCAGGCGCCCTGGTGGAGCATGATTTCCGAAAGACGGCGCGGCGCCTCGCCGCTGACGGTGGCCACCAGGTCGTCGTGCAGTCGTTGCCATCCACGGTGGAAATCCACAGCTTGCGGCCGGTGGTTCTCCAAGGGCAGGGTCTGTTCGCTGAACAGCGCATCGAGCAGGTCCTGCTTGCCCTTGAAATGCCAGTAGATCGCTCCCCGCGTCACCCCGGCCTGCCGGGCGATCTGCTCCAGGGTGGTGCTGGACACACCTTCCCGAGAGAACAGTTCGCCGGCCGCGTCCAGGATCCTGCGACGGGTGCGCGCGGCCTCTGCCGCAGTCTTCCTGGCCATGGCCGGGGCTAGTCCTGGACCACGCGAGGGGCGCGACCGATCACCTCCTCGATGCTCTGCTTGCACGCCTGCAAGGCCTGTTGGAAGGCTTCGCCCCTGGCCGCCGCCCGGGCATTGGGGGCGACGATGGAGATCGAATAGTGACCTAGGTAGGTGTCCAGCAGGATCGCGTAGGAACACAAGCCTTCGATGTACTCATCCTGGTCATTGGCCGCGCCGCTGACCCTGATGGTCCGCAGTTGCTCCAGCAGCGCCGCGCGCCCCAGGCTCTTGGGCGTGCAGGCGGGCAATGGATCGGGCAGCAGCGCCTGCTGCGCTTCGCTCGACAACTCGGCCAATAGCACCTTGCCGCCGGAGGTGACCGTGGCCGGTACATGGATGCCGATGGGAAACACCACGCGCAACTCGCGCTCGGCGACGATGCGATCCAGCACATAGAGCTTGTCGCCGGACAGCGACGCCAGGCAGGTCGACTCCAGCACTTGCTCGGACAGGGCGCTCAGGTACGGCCTGACCAGGGAAATGATATCGACCTGGGCCTGGGTCACCAGTTGGCCGAAGGCCGGGCCCAGGCGAAAGCCGCCAGCCGGGCCCAGGGTCTCGACCAGGTGCTCCACGCACAGGGCGTTGATGATGCGCTGCACCGTCGAGCGCGGCAGGTCCACCACCTGGGCAATGGCCCCCAGGCTCAGCCCCTGCGGGTTGCTGCCCAGGGCCCGCATGACCGACGCAGCCCGCGCGATGACCTGTATCCCGCCGTGCTTGGCGCTGCTTTCTTGCGAATCATTCATACGACTCCTTGGGGCCGGCCGCTAGGCCGTGGTGCCGGGTTCTGTGGATTGGCCGCCACTCTAGTGGCAAGCGGCCGATCAGGCCAGCCGGGCAAATCTCGGCTTGCATTAGCTGAATCTCATGGTGGTACACTGTACCGCAATACGAACCACAAGTCGTGATTTTGAATATTCACTCCCACAACAGGAGACGAGCGTGAGACTCAAGCAAGCTTTGTGTGCGCGACCATTCATTCCCCTGGCGGCCTTGTGCCTGCTGGCCGGTTGCGGCGCCAAGGAGGCGGACATGGCCGCCGCCCCCGCGCCGCAAGTCGGTGTCTATACCGCCAAGGCCCAAGTGCTGACCCTGACCACCGACCTGCCGGGCCGGACTTCGGCCTACCGCGTGTCCGAGGTCCGGCCCCAGGTGTCCGGAATTCTCCAGCGCCGGCTGTTCGCCGAGGGCGCCGAGGTCAAGGACGGCCAGCCGCTGTACCAGATCGATCCGCGCACCTACCAGGCACGCCTGGCCCGGGCCGAGGCCAGCCTGCTGACCGCGCAGAACCTGGCCCGGCGCTATGAGCGCCTGCTCAAGACCAACGCCGTCAGCCAGCAGCAATACGACGATGCCCTGGCCACCTGGAAACAGGCCCAAGCCGACGCCCAGATGGCCCGGATCGACGTGCAGTACACCAAGGTCCTGGCACCGATCTCCGGGCGCATTGGGCGCTCGGCCGTCACCGAGGGCGCACTGGTGACCAACGGCCAGCAGCAGGCCCTGGCCACCGTGACCCAGCTCGACCCGATCTATGTCGACGTCAACCAGCCCATCACCAAGCTGCTGGGACTCAAGCAGGCCCTGGAATCCGGACGCCTGCAGGCCAGCGGCCCGGACCAGGCGCAAGTCAGCCTGACCCTGGACGACGGCACGCCCTACCCGCTCAAGGGCACCTTGAAGTTCTCCGAAGTCAGCGTCGATCCCACCACCGGTTCGGTGACCCTGCGCGCCGAGTTTCCCAACCCGAACCGCAAGCTGCTGCCGGGAATGTTCGTCCATGCCCAGCTCAAGGAAGGCGAGCAACAGGCTGCCATCCTGATTCCCCAGCAGGCGGTCGGCCGTGATGCCCGTGGCGTACCTACTGCCTGGGTGGTCAAGGCCGACGACACCGTCGAGCAACGTGAACTGCAGACGCTACGCACCGTGGGCAACGCCTGGTTGATCGGCGCCGGCATCGCCGATGGCGAGCGCGTGGTCACCGAAGGTGTGCAGCGCGTGCGCAGCGGCCTGGCCGTCAAGCCGGTGGCGGCGGGCAACGTCGAACTGGTGACCGAATTCGGCGCCGGCGCTGGCCCCCTGGCCAATTGAGGAGTCACTGATCCATGTCCCGTTTCTTCATCGACCGGCCGATCTTCGCCTGGGTGCTGGCCATCGTCGCGATGCTCGCCGGCGCCCTGTCGCTGCTCAAGATGCCCGTCAGCCAGTACCCCAACATCGCCGCGCCCGCAGTCTCGATCCAGGTCAGCTACCCCGGCGCCTCGGCCAAGACTGTGCAAGACACCGTGGTCCAGGTGATCGAGCAGCAACTGGCCGGGCTTGACGGCTTTCGCTACATGTCCGCCGAAAGCAACGCCGATGGCAGCATGAACATCATCGTTACCTTCGAGCAGGGCACCAACCCCGACATCGCCCAGGTCCAGGTGCAGAACAAGCTGCAACTGGCCACCCCGCGCCTGCCCGAGGAGGTCCAGCGCCAGGGCCTGCGGGTGGTCAAGTACCAGATGAACTTCTTCCTGATCGTCGGCCTGGTGGACAAGACCGGCAAGCTGGACAACTTCGACCTCGGCAACCTGATCGCCTCGCAGCTGCAAGACCCGATCTCGCGGATCAACGGCGTCGGCGACTTCCAGCTGTTCGGCTCGCCCTACGCGATGCGCATCTGGCTCGACCCCGGCAAGCTCAACAGCTACCAGCTGACCCCGGGCGACGTGGCCCAGGCCATTCGCGAGCAGAACGTACAAGTCTCCGCCGGCCAGCTCGGCGGCCTGCCGACTCGTTCCCACGTGCAGCTCAACGCCACGGTGCTGGGCAAGACACGCATGACCAGCGTCGCCGAGTTCCAGGAGATCCTGGTCAAGGTCAAGGCCGATGGCTCGCAAGTGCGGGTCAAGGACCTGGGCGACGTCAGCCTGTCCTCCGACAACTTCGCGATTTCCTCCAAGTACAAGGGCAAGGAGTCGGCAGGCCTGGCCCTGCGCCTGGCCAGCGGTGGCAACCTGCTGGAGACGGTCAAGGCGGTCAAGGCGGTGCTGGAGAAGCAGAAGGCCTACCTGCCCGAGGGCGTGGAGATCATCTACCCCTACGACACCACCCCGGTGGTCGAGGCGTCGATCGAGTCGGTGGTGCACACCATTTTCGAAGCCGTGGCCCTGGTCTTCCTGGTGATGCTGCTGTTCCTGCAGAGCATCCGCGCCACCCTGATCCCGACCCTGGCGGTGCCGGTGGTGCTGCTGGCGGCCTTTGCCCTGCTGCCCTGGTTCGGCCTGAGCATCAATGTGCTGACCATGTACGCCATGGTCCTGGCGATCGGCCTGCTGGTGGACGATGCCATCGTCGTGGTGGAGAACGTCGAGCGCCTGATGCATGAGGAAGGCCTGTCGCCGCTGGAGGCGACACGCAAGTCCATGCAGCAGATCTCCGGTGCACTGATGGGCATCGGCATGGTGCTCTCGGCGGTGTTCGTGCCCATGGCGTTCTTCGGTGGCTCGGCCGGCATCATCTACAAGCAGTTCGCGGTCACCGTCGTCCTGTGCATGGGCCTGTCGGTGCTGGTGGCCCTGATCTTCACCCCGGCGCTGTGCGCCACCATCCTCAAGGCGCCCCAGGGCGATGCGCACCACGAGAAGAAAGGTTTCTTCGGCTGGTTCAATCGCACCTTCGAGCGCAGCACCCAGCGCTTCGAGCGGGGCGTGGGAGGCATGCTCAAGCATCGCGGGCGCTACTTGCTGGCATTCGTGCTGATTACCGCTGGCACCGGCTATCTGTTCACCCAGATCCCCAAGGCGTTCCTGCCCAACGAGGACCAGGGCCTGATGATGGCCGAGGTGCGCATGCCACTGAACGCAACGGCCGAGCGCACCGAGGAGGTGCTCAATGAGGTCAAGGACTACCTGGTCAACGAGGAAGGCGATCGGGTCGAGCATGTGATGACCGTCAATGGCTTCAACTTCGCAGGTCGCGGCCAGAACTCCGGCCTGGTGCTGGTGGTGCTCAAGGACTGGTCCGTGCGCAAGGCGGTCGGTGACGACGTGTTCAGCGTGGCTCGACGTGCCAACGAGCACTTTGCCCGGATCAAGGATGCCACGGTGATGGCCTTCGTCCCGCCGGCAATCCTCGAAATGGGCAACGCCATGGGCTTCGACTTCTACCTCCAGGACAACTCCGGCGTCGGCCACGAAGCGCTGATGGCCGCGCGCAACCAGTTCCTCGAGCTGGCCGCGCAGGACCCCAGGTTGCGCTCGGTCCGCCCCAACGGCAAGGACGACGAACCGCAGTTCCAGGTACGCATCGACGATGAGAAAGCCCGTGCGCTGCAGGTCAGCATCGCCGCGATCAACGAAACCATGAGCGCGGCCTGGGGCTCGATGTACGTCAACGACTTCATCGACCTGGGCCGGGTCAAGCGGGTGTACCTGCAGGGCGTGGACACCTCGCGGATCGCCCCGGAAGACTTCGACAAATGGTACGTGCGCAACAACCTGGGGCAGATGGTGCCGTTCTCCGCGTTCGCCACCGGCGCGTGGATCTACGGCTCGCCCAAACTGGAACGCTACGGTGGCATTCCGGCGGTGCAGATCCTCGGTGAACCGGCGCCCGGCTACAGCACCGGCGATGCGATGGTCGCCATTGCCCAGATCCTCCAGCAACTGCCGCCGGGCATCGGCCTGAGCTACAACGGCTTGTCCTACGAGGAAATCCAGACCGGCGACCAGGCGCCCATGCTCTACGCCCTGACCGTGCTGATCGTGTTCCTGTGCCTGGCGGCGCTATACGAAAGCTGGTCGGTGCCGGTGTCGGTGATGCTGGTGGTGCCACTGGGCATCCTCGGCGCGGTGCTGGCCACCCTGGGGCGCGGGTTGGAGGCCGATGTGTATTTCCAGATCGGCCTGATGACCACGGTCGGCCTGTCGGCCAAGAACGCGATCCTGATCATCGAGTTCGCCAAGGAGCTCTACGAGAAGGAAGGCATGCCCCTGGCCAAGGCCGCCATCGCGGCCGCCAGGCTGCGCCTGCGCCCGATCATCATGACCTCCCTGGCCTTCACCTTCGGCGTGTTGCCCATGGCCCTGGCCTCGGGTGCCGGTGCCGGCAGCCAGCACTCCATCGCCACCGGCGTGGTGGGCGGGATGATCACCGCCACGGTGCTGGCGCTGTTCTTCGTGCCGTTGTTCTACGTACTGGTGGTGAAGGTGTTCGAACGCAACAGGCCAGCGGCGGCCACAGCAGGAGAAACAGCATGAAGCGCACCAGCCTTTCGATTGCGCTGGGCATGGTCCTGGCCGGGTGCAGCCTGACCCCGGACTACCAGCGCCCCACCGCGCCCGTGCAACCGGACTGGCCCCAGGGTCCGGCCTACGAGCAAGCCGCCAGGGGCGATCAGGCCACCGCCGAGGCCCGCGATGCGGCCTTGAGCTGGCAACTGTTCTTCCGTGACCCGTCGCTGCGTCAAGTACTGGCCACGGCCCTGGACAACAACCGCGACCTGCGCCAGGCCGCCTTGAATGTCGAGGCCTACCGCGCCCTGCACCGGATCGAGCGTTCGGCACTGTTCCCCAGCGTCGATGCCAGCGCCGGCGGCAGCCGCCAACGCCAGCCCGCCGACCTGTCGCCCAGCGGCAAGGCCGGGATCCAGAGCCAGTACAGCATGGCCCTGGGGCTGTCCTATGAAGTCGACCTGTTCGGCCGCTTGCGCAGCCTGGAACGGGCGGCGCTGGAGCAATACCTGGCCAGCGCCGAAGCGCAACGCGGCGTGCAGATCGCCCTGGTGGGCGATGTGGCCATCGCCTACCTGACCTGGCGCAGCGACCAGGAACAACTGGAGCTGGCCCGCTCGACCCTGGCCAGCTACCGACAGAGCCTGGGGCTGATCCAGTCGAGCCGCGAAGTCGGCACCGCCTCGGCGCTCGATGTGCGCCAGGCCCGCAGCCTGGTGGAAACCGCGCGAGTGCAGCAAGCGCTGTACACCCGCCAGGTCGCCCAGGACGTCAATGCCTTGCAGTTGCTGCTGGGCACCGCGTTGCCCGCCGGTTTGTCGCGGACCACGGCCTTCGAACAGCCGCTGGCCGCGCCAACCCCGGGCCTGCCGGCCGACCTGCTGCTGCGGCGCCCGGATATCCGCGCCGCCGAGCACCGCTTGCTGGCCGCCAATGCCGACATCGGCGCAGCACGCGCGGCGTTCTTCCCCAGCATCAGCCTGACCGCGACGGCCGGTACCACCAGCCGCGAGCTGGACCGTCTGTTCGAGGGGGGCTCGGGACTGTGGAGCTTCGCACCGCAGATCAACCTGCCGATCTTCACGGCCGGGCGCCTGCGCGGCACCCTCGACTACCGCAAGGTGCTCAAGGACGTCAACGTCGCCGCCTACGAGCAAAGCATCCAGACCGCCTTTCGCGAGGTGGCCGACGGCCTCGCGGCCCGGGGCACCTTCGGCGAACAGTTGCAGGCCCAGCGCGACCTGGTGAGCAACGACCAGGCGTACTACGCACTGGCCAACCAACGCTACGACGAAGGCGTCGACAGCTACCTGGCGGTACTCGACGCCCAGCGTGAACTGTTCGGCGCGCAACAACAGCTGATCCGCGATCGGCTGAACCAGCTCAGCAGCGAAGTGAAGCTGTTCAAGGCCCTGGGCGGTGGCTGGGACAGCCAGCAGCCCCTGGCACTCACCGCCAGGGATGCGAACAGCAGATAGTTGAGCGGGCTTGCCAGATGAGCGACTACGCCCCGCTCATCTGCAGCCCGGAACCAGGTGACACCAGAGGTTTCTTCCCGCTTGGCCAGTTCATGCAGTGTCGCCACTGCATGACTGGTCTTTTTTATTGCCCGCCCCAGCCAACTCGCGCCGCCGAGACTCTTCAAGTAACGCTGGAGCAGATTTCCGCACAGGCATCACCACCCAGCAGGAGGGTCGCCACCCTACAGGGCTTACGCTTCAGGGCTGGCGCTCAGGACTGTTGCGCCTGCGGCCCGCGATGGGCCTGGCGCCACTGGATCGGGCTGACGCCGCACCAACGGCGGAACGCCCGGGAGAACGCGCTGATTTCCGAGTAGCCCAGGGCCAGGGCCAGTTCGGAGATCGGCAGGGTCGACTGCTGCAGGTAGTACAGCGCCAACTCCTGGCGCACGGTGTCCACCAGGGCCGAGAAGGTCAGGCCGCTTTCGCCCAGCCGCCGCTGGATGGTCCAGCTGGGGGTCCGCAGTTGCTGCGCCACTTGCTCCAGGCACGGGTAACCCTCGCTGAGCAGGTCACGAACCTGGGCCCGGACCTGGGCAACGATGCCCGGGCGCACCTGGCCACCGTCCGCGGCGGCGAGCTGGTGCAGGCTTTCGAGCAAGATCGCCAGCAGTTTCGGATCGTGCCCGGGCATCGGCCGCTGCAGCACGCTGCGGCGAAACACCAGGGCATTGCAGCGCTGGCCGAACAGCACCGGGGCATCGAACACCTTGCAGTGCTCATGCCAGGCCTCTGGCTGCGGATGTTCGAAATGCACCCGCTCCGGCGCCCAGTTCTGGCCCAGGGCATGGCGCATCAGGTTGGCGAACATGCCCAGGGACAACTCGGCGTCCTGGCGCTTGCGCACGATGGCCCCGTACTGCACCTGGTAGTCGAGCCGACACAGTTCGCCGTCCTCCACCAGCCGCAGCAGGCTGCCCTGCTGGTGCACAGGAAAGGTCCGGACAATGTTGCGCAGGCCCTCGCCCAGGGTGGCCGAGCACATCCCCACATACCCCAGCAGCCCCAGGGAATCGGGGCGGAACTGCTGGCCATAGCGCAGGCCGAAGTTGTGGTTGCCGGTCTGCCGGGCGGCCTCCTCGAACACCGAGCAATACTGGTTCAGGTCCAGGCTCAGGGTCGGGTGCAGCAACTGCTCCGGGTCGATGCCCGCCATGCCCAGGATGCGCTCGGGGTTGCCGCCGTGCAGCTGGATGAAATCGCTCAGGCCCGTGGCGGCCGAAGCCAGGATGCCGATCTGGCTTTCCGGGGGGCGGGTCGTGGACGTCGTGATGAGGGGCACCTGGAACCTCCTAGCACAGTCACCATGGACAGGTAGCTGATCCACGCAAGTTCCATTCCAGATCCCCCCGTTGTCGTGCCTGCCCCCACTCCGTGGCCTCAAGCCTGCCCCTGCCGGCGCTACGGCCGGCGTCGCAGCGACCGGCACTGCACCGGGACGGGGCGTAGCGGTTTGTAACATCGCCTCAATGCCTCGCGTGCGCCAGGACACCCTGCAAGCCGTCGTCCAGGTAGCGCCGGCACAGCCCCAGGGTCTGCTCAACCCATTCGCGGCCCAGGCACTCGACCTGAGCCGTGCCCCGATGGCTGCCGGCCCAGGCCAGCAATTGCAGGCGCCGCTGCATGATCAGGGTCGGCACCATGGCCAGGTCCTCGGTCGCCAGGTGCAGCTCGCGGCTGTAGCCCTGCAGCCAGTTGTCGATCCACTGCGCCAGCTCGGGGTGATGCTCGAAGAAGCTCAGGGCCGCCGCCAGATCATGCAAGTACCAGCCCAGCCCGCAATCGTCGAAGTCGATGATCCGCGTCTGTTCGCCCTGCACCAGCAAGTTGGCCAGGCGCAGGTCGGCATGGATCAGGCCGAAGCGGCTGGGGTCCTGGCCATAGTCGGCCAGGCGCAGGCCGAGCACGTCGACCACCTCGCCGATCAGGGCCCGGGCCCCCTCGTCCAGGTAGGGCCCTTGCTGCCAGGGCCCCCAATAGCCCTCGGGGCCAAGCATGTTCTGGTGGCTCCAGCTCATGCGGGTGAAGCCCTGCGGCTGGTGCCAGCGCCGCGCCTGCTGGTGCAGGCGGGCATTGATCGCCCCCAGCCGGCGGAACGAGGCATTGAGGCCGTGGGGTGCCGGCTCGCTGCCCTCGATCCAGTCGAACAGCACCACATGCCGGCTGCCTAGCCCGGCCAGCTCGACCTGCTGGATCAACTGGCCATCCAGGCCGGCAATCGGGCTGGGTACTTGCAGGCCTTCCTCGCGCAACGCTTGCAGCCAGGCCAGTTCACTGGCGATCTCCTGGTACGAGTGATAGGCCTGGCGATGCACCCGCATCACCGAGCGCCGACGGCTGTTATGCAACAGGTAGGTGGCGTTCTCCGAATGGCTGAGCAGGCGCAGTTCTCCGCGCAGCGACGGGTCATAACGCAAGGCGGCCAGGCTGGCCAGGGGGGCAATGGCGTCCAGGTCGTTGGCGGGGTTCGAGGCAGTCATCATCAGCGCGCTCCAGGGTAGATAGGCCACCACAGGATGCGAGGCGGCCGGCGCGCATCGCTTGACCGCCCAGGGCGAAATCTTGACTCCAGGACACAAGGCGCACGGCCGTCGCCACAGATTTGATATTTCAGGGTAAAAGTTGTGCCGCGCGGTCAAGTGCAACCCACCGTCCGCGCCCCACCATCCAGATCAATCCACGAAAAAGGACTTATCCATGCTCACTTCACTTCAAGGTAAAAGCGTCCTGGTCACCGGCGCCACCAGCGGCATCGGCCTGGGCATCGCCTATGGCTTCGCTCGCCAGGGCGCCCGGGTCGCCATCACCGCCCGCCATGCCGACAAGGTCGAAGCCGTGGCCCGGCGCCTGCGCGATGAAGGCTTGCAGGTCAGCGGTTTCGTCGCCGACGTGGCCCAGGGCGACGCCGTGCGCCAACTGCTGGCCGACGTCGCCGCCAGCCAGGGCGGGCTGGACGTGCTGTGCTGCAATGCCGGAGTGTTCCCCTCGGCCAGCCTCGAACAGATGAGCGAAGACGACTGGGACACGGTCCTGGCCACCAACGCCAAGGGCAGCTTCCTCTGCGTCCAGGCGGCCCTGCCCTACCTGCGCCAGGCGGAGTACGGGCGGGTGATCCTGACCTCGTCGATCACCGGCCCCGTGACCGGTTTTCCCGGCTGGGCCCACTACGGCGCAAGCAAGGCCGCGCAACTGGGCTTCATGCGTACCGCAGCGATCGAACTGGCCCGCGATGGCATCACCATCAACGCGGTGCTGCCGGGCAACATCCTCACCGAGGGCCTGCAGGGCATGGGCCAGGAGTACCAGGACAGCATGGCCGCCTCGGTGCCGCTGCGGCGCCTGGGCAGTGTCGAGGACATCGCCAGCGCCGCCCTGTTCTTCGCCTCCCGCGAAGCCGGCTACATCACCGGACAGAGCCTGATCGTCGACGGCGGCCAGATCCTGCCCGAATCCCTCCAGGCCCTTGCCTGAGGCTTCACCCTTCCTGACGGAGTGCCCCCATGAGCGAGATCTACGCGGACAAGCTGACCCAGCAACTCGATGACTCGACCCGGCCCCGGGAAGTCCAGCGCTTGCGCAAGGACGCCGTGGGGCTGATGGGGGTACTGTTCATGACGGTGGCCACGGCGGCGCCCATCACCGCGATGCTCGGCAACGTGCCGATCGCCATCGGCAGCGGCAACGGCCAGTACGCGCCTGCCGGCTACCTGGTGGCGACCATCATCCTGGCGCTGTTCGCCATCGGCTACGCACAGATGGCCAAGCACATCACCGCCACGGGGGCGTTCTACGGGTTCATTTCCCATGGGCTCGGGCGAGTGGTGGGCATGGCCGCCGGCATCGCCGTGACCCTGACCTACATTGTGTTCGAAGCGGCCCTGGTGGGCATCTTCGCCTTCTTCTGCGTCGACCTGCTGGCCAGCGTCAGCGGCATCCAGCTGCCCTGGATCCTGTTCGCCCTGGCCATGCTGGCGGCCAACGGCATCCTCAGCTACTTCGACATCTCGCTGACCGCCAAGGTACTGGGCGTCTGCCTGGTCCTGGAGATCCTGATGCTGGCGATGATGGCCTTCGCCGTGCTCTGGCACGGTGGCGGTCCCCAGGGGCTAGCGGTGGAATCGATCAATCCGCTCAAGGCCTTCACCCCGGCCCAGGGCGTGATCGGCGCCAACGCCGGCATCGGCCTGTTCTTCGCCTTCTGGTCCTGGGTCGGCTTCGAGTCCTCGGCCATGTACGGCGAAGAATCGCGCAACCCGAAGAAGATCATTCCCCTGGCCACCCTGCTGGCGGTGATCGGCATCGGCGTGTTCTACGTGTTCGTGTCGTGGATGGCCATCGCCGGTTCCGGCCCCAGCGAAGCCATCCGCCTGGCCCAGGACCCGGCCCAGGCCGCCGAGGTGTTCTACGGTCCCACGCGCCTGTACCTGGGCGAATGGGCGGTGAGCCTGTTCAAGCTGCTGGTGGTGACCGGCTCGTTCGCCTGCGGCATGGCCTTTCACAACTGCGCCTCGCGTTACCTCTATGCCCTGGGCCGGGAGAACCTGTTCGACTGCCTCGGCCGCAGCGTGGGCCGCACCCATCCGCGCCACGGCTCGCCCCATGTGGCGTCCACCGTGCAGAGCCTGATCGCCACGGCCATCGTCCTGGCCTTCCTGGTCATGGGCAAGGACCCCTACGCCGACCTCTACGCCCTGCTGGCGATCCTGGGCACCATGGGCATCCTGATCGTCCAGGCCCTCTGCGCCTTCGCGGTGATCTGCTACTTCCACCTGGGCACTCGCCACGTGGCCCAGCGCCACTGGTTCAAGACCTTCCTCGCACCGCTGCTGGGGGGGCTGGGCATGCTGTATGTGGTCTACCTACTGTTCGCCAACCTCAGCTTCGCCGCCGGCAGCGCCGCGCAATCGCTGCTGTTCAAACTGATCCCGTGGATCGTCGCCGCCAGCTTTGCCCTGGGCGCGGCCATCGCCCTGTACTTCCGGCACTTCGACCGGCGCAAGTACCACATCATCGGCAGCATCGTCATGGACGATGAACGCCAAGAGCCCTGAGGAGCCTTGCCATGTTGAAAGTCAACGCCTTCCAAGCCGAACACGCCGACGCCCTCGACAGCGCCCAGCGCGCCATGGTCGAACGGCGCCAGCGCCTGCTGGGCCCGGCCTACCAGCTGTTCTACGAACAACCCCTGCACCTGGTGAGCGGCAGCGGCGCCTGCCTGCAGGACGCCAGCGGGCGCACCTACCTGGACCTGTACAACAACGTCGCCTCGGTCGGCCACTGCCACCCCCGGGTGGTCCGGGCCCTGGCCGAGCAGGCCGCCCAACTCAACACCCACACCC
Coding sequences:
- a CDS encoding TetR family transcriptional regulator; translated protein: MARKTAAEAARTRRRILDAAGELFSREGVSSTTLEQIARQAGVTRGAIYWHFKGKQDLLDALFSEQTLPLENHRPQAVDFHRGWQRLHDDLVATVSGEAPRRLSEIMLHQGACGGDPSTHQRRLDGVRGLLQHHLRRLLETAVSRQELPPTLDVPGMLEFCCITITGLLYECLHDNPHPQKAICTTLAVLQHVAKAPPRHLLLEG
- a CDS encoding efflux RND transporter periplasmic adaptor subunit: MRLKQALCARPFIPLAALCLLAGCGAKEADMAAAPAPQVGVYTAKAQVLTLTTDLPGRTSAYRVSEVRPQVSGILQRRLFAEGAEVKDGQPLYQIDPRTYQARLARAEASLLTAQNLARRYERLLKTNAVSQQQYDDALATWKQAQADAQMARIDVQYTKVLAPISGRIGRSAVTEGALVTNGQQQALATVTQLDPIYVDVNQPITKLLGLKQALESGRLQASGPDQAQVSLTLDDGTPYPLKGTLKFSEVSVDPTTGSVTLRAEFPNPNRKLLPGMFVHAQLKEGEQQAAILIPQQAVGRDARGVPTAWVVKADDTVEQRELQTLRTVGNAWLIGAGIADGERVVTEGVQRVRSGLAVKPVAAGNVELVTEFGAGAGPLAN
- a CDS encoding IclR family transcriptional regulator, whose amino-acid sequence is MNDSQESSAKHGGIQVIARAASVMRALGSNPQGLSLGAIAQVVDLPRSTVQRIINALCVEHLVETLGPAGGFRLGPAFGQLVTQAQVDIISLVRPYLSALSEQVLESTCLASLSGDKLYVLDRIVAERELRVVFPIGIHVPATVTSGGKVLLAELSSEAQQALLPDPLPACTPKSLGRAALLEQLRTIRVSGAANDQDEYIEGLCSYAILLDTYLGHYSISIVAPNARAAARGEAFQQALQACKQSIEEVIGRAPRVVQD
- a CDS encoding efflux RND transporter permease subunit gives rise to the protein MSRFFIDRPIFAWVLAIVAMLAGALSLLKMPVSQYPNIAAPAVSIQVSYPGASAKTVQDTVVQVIEQQLAGLDGFRYMSAESNADGSMNIIVTFEQGTNPDIAQVQVQNKLQLATPRLPEEVQRQGLRVVKYQMNFFLIVGLVDKTGKLDNFDLGNLIASQLQDPISRINGVGDFQLFGSPYAMRIWLDPGKLNSYQLTPGDVAQAIREQNVQVSAGQLGGLPTRSHVQLNATVLGKTRMTSVAEFQEILVKVKADGSQVRVKDLGDVSLSSDNFAISSKYKGKESAGLALRLASGGNLLETVKAVKAVLEKQKAYLPEGVEIIYPYDTTPVVEASIESVVHTIFEAVALVFLVMLLFLQSIRATLIPTLAVPVVLLAAFALLPWFGLSINVLTMYAMVLAIGLLVDDAIVVVENVERLMHEEGLSPLEATRKSMQQISGALMGIGMVLSAVFVPMAFFGGSAGIIYKQFAVTVVLCMGLSVLVALIFTPALCATILKAPQGDAHHEKKGFFGWFNRTFERSTQRFERGVGGMLKHRGRYLLAFVLITAGTGYLFTQIPKAFLPNEDQGLMMAEVRMPLNATAERTEEVLNEVKDYLVNEEGDRVEHVMTVNGFNFAGRGQNSGLVLVVLKDWSVRKAVGDDVFSVARRANEHFARIKDATVMAFVPPAILEMGNAMGFDFYLQDNSGVGHEALMAARNQFLELAAQDPRLRSVRPNGKDDEPQFQVRIDDEKARALQVSIAAINETMSAAWGSMYVNDFIDLGRVKRVYLQGVDTSRIAPEDFDKWYVRNNLGQMVPFSAFATGAWIYGSPKLERYGGIPAVQILGEPAPGYSTGDAMVAIAQILQQLPPGIGLSYNGLSYEEIQTGDQAPMLYALTVLIVFLCLAALYESWSVPVSVMLVVPLGILGAVLATLGRGLEADVYFQIGLMTTVGLSAKNAILIIEFAKELYEKEGMPLAKAAIAAARLRLRPIIMTSLAFTFGVLPMALASGAGAGSQHSIATGVVGGMITATVLALFFVPLFYVLVVKVFERNRPAAATAGETA